From one Thalassobaculum sp. OXR-137 genomic stretch:
- a CDS encoding cold-shock protein, translating to MANGTVKWFNSTKGFGFIEPENGGNDAFVHISAVERAGLHTLNEGQKVSFELQAGRDGKPAAENLQLID from the coding sequence ATGGCTAATGGTACCGTTAAGTGGTTTAATTCGACCAAGGGTTTTGGCTTCATCGAGCCGGAGAATGGTGGCAACGACGCGTTCGTTCACATCTCCGCCGTCGAGCGCGCCGGCCTGCACACCCTGAATGAAGGTCAGAAGGTCTCCTTCGAGCTTCAGGCTGGTCGCGACGGCAAGCCCGCCGCCGAGAACCTGCAGCTGATCGACTGA
- a CDS encoding TonB-dependent receptor: MSTTAMAEVFDLKPVVVTGSTVHESQQIRSKVDGAYNSSRSASEVDGSVIQNLNPINKGDALRYNATGLINQPGAGDRFGSGTKIRTFGDWGASESIDGLPAIKFQGGDGGGYGNTAIPSIAVDRMTVQKGGRGVSYGDGTDGGVVETRIKSGRDYTDHQAISLDASTAREGLAQGEIADHDGNWDYYAAANGFFGDYDGDPENLDAQSVLGGLGKFGYNFSTDTRLEVLAIGDRNQPDIIRNGNVEQIENHTLFGSATLDHRLTQAQALQVGVLASDAQTKWDARSRDRSVANQIVFANHFLSTSLADGVDYDGSVGAEVKRTNMERDGVWDNTFTDYAVKSTNALTFNDNLTLTGGLRHTWFNNDVEYQGVEQDNLATDGLFSYQLGASYNVLEKTRVRVSYASGYNRFFEKYGNFGTDVLDTAGAGDEVVESTTMEVGVNQGWTGGYIDLALYNIVQENVPRRNNGAIESVEVDQSGFEAEIFATITDRLTASAGYMRVIDVEATRADGTEVNSNIFWDGQAASVPDNQFSLRLDYRATDTVGLWTAAYHSTGYDAVNADGVTTKRDGFTRWDMGASWWATDNWALRARVENILDERDFGSTAQGVSVDDDGKLGRVFWIGTDITF; the protein is encoded by the coding sequence ATGTCGACGACCGCAATGGCGGAAGTCTTCGATCTCAAGCCGGTGGTCGTCACCGGTTCCACCGTCCATGAATCCCAGCAGATCCGCTCCAAAGTGGACGGCGCGTATAACAGCAGCCGCTCCGCCTCCGAGGTCGACGGGAGCGTCATCCAGAACCTGAACCCGATCAACAAGGGCGACGCCCTGCGCTACAACGCGACCGGGCTGATCAACCAGCCCGGCGCCGGCGACCGGTTCGGCAGCGGCACCAAGATCCGCACCTTCGGCGACTGGGGTGCTTCTGAATCGATCGACGGTCTGCCCGCCATCAAGTTCCAGGGCGGTGACGGCGGCGGCTACGGCAATACCGCCATCCCGTCCATCGCCGTCGACAGGATGACGGTCCAGAAGGGCGGCCGCGGCGTCAGCTACGGCGACGGCACCGACGGCGGCGTGGTCGAGACCCGGATCAAGTCGGGCCGCGACTACACCGACCACCAGGCGATCAGCCTGGACGCCAGCACCGCCCGGGAAGGCCTGGCCCAGGGCGAGATCGCCGACCATGACGGCAACTGGGACTACTACGCCGCGGCAAACGGCTTCTTCGGCGACTATGACGGCGATCCCGAGAACCTGGACGCGCAGTCGGTGCTCGGCGGCCTCGGCAAGTTCGGCTACAATTTCAGCACGGACACCCGTCTGGAGGTCCTGGCGATCGGCGACCGCAACCAGCCGGACATCATCCGCAACGGGAATGTGGAGCAGATCGAGAACCACACCCTGTTCGGCTCGGCCACCCTCGACCACCGGCTGACCCAGGCGCAGGCGCTGCAGGTCGGCGTGCTGGCCTCCGATGCCCAGACCAAATGGGACGCCCGCTCGCGCGACCGCAGCGTGGCCAACCAGATCGTCTTCGCCAATCACTTCCTGAGCACTTCCCTAGCGGACGGCGTCGACTATGACGGCTCGGTCGGAGCCGAGGTGAAGCGCACCAACATGGAGCGCGACGGCGTGTGGGACAACACCTTCACCGACTATGCGGTGAAGTCGACCAACGCCTTGACCTTCAACGATAATCTGACCCTCACCGGCGGGTTGCGGCACACCTGGTTCAACAACGACGTCGAATATCAGGGTGTGGAACAGGACAACCTGGCCACCGACGGCCTGTTCTCCTACCAGCTCGGCGCCTCCTACAACGTGCTGGAGAAGACCCGGGTGCGGGTGTCCTACGCCTCGGGCTACAATCGCTTCTTCGAGAAGTACGGCAATTTCGGCACCGACGTGCTCGACACCGCCGGCGCCGGCGACGAGGTGGTGGAGTCCACCACCATGGAAGTCGGCGTCAACCAGGGCTGGACCGGCGGCTATATCGACCTCGCCCTGTACAACATCGTGCAGGAGAACGTGCCGCGGCGGAACAACGGCGCGATCGAAAGCGTCGAGGTCGACCAGTCCGGCTTCGAGGCCGAGATCTTCGCCACGATCACCGACCGGCTGACGGCGTCGGCCGGCTATATGCGGGTGATCGATGTGGAGGCGACCCGGGCCGACGGGACCGAGGTCAATTCCAACATCTTCTGGGACGGCCAGGCCGCCTCGGTGCCGGACAACCAGTTCAGCCTGCGCCTCGACTACCGGGCGACCGACACGGTCGGGCTGTGGACGGCCGCCTACCACTCCACCGGCTATGACGCGGTCAATGCTGACGGGGTCACCACCAAGCGGGACGGCTTTACCCGCTGGGACATGGGGGCGAGCTGGTGGGCGACCGACAACTGGGCCCTGCGGGCCCGGGTCGAGAACATCCTGGACGAGCGCGACTTCGGCAGCACCGCGCAGGGCGTCAGCGTCGACGACGACGGCAAGCTCGGCCGGGTATTCTGGATCGGCACGGACATCACCTTCTAA
- a CDS encoding PepSY-associated TM helix domain-containing protein, with protein MRYRTLRRLHLWVSLLVAVPLLVLSLSGALLVYAPELQRALDGQARNTGPVGASLSPTAIVDRVASQRPDLNIWSISVASRDVWTAWLADGAGVLRIDPATGDIIEHFHPKDRFEGWLTALHRRYLVDGPAAPWVRHGVSAVALLFVLQLVLGLWIWLKPPLPFRRLPVSFRQGTRFGILRLHQATGIASFLILTAVALTGMAMYWHDPMQVALEWITASKVEEAHPPKEDGHAPLRNIDEALRVAQAAAPDATLSYFRLPRRPGDSLVAGLMPEGGAEGQATRVWVAGDPTRVLYVYAPSEANLATTIWHMRYIIHVGKFGGPIIRALWVIVALVPAAFMISGLWLYLGRRRRESRARKPIPAYLLRLSSTKD; from the coding sequence ATGCGGTACCGAACCCTAAGACGACTGCACCTCTGGGTGTCCCTCCTGGTGGCGGTACCGCTGCTTGTTCTGAGCCTGTCCGGCGCGCTGTTGGTGTACGCACCCGAGTTGCAGCGGGCCCTAGACGGCCAGGCTCGGAACACAGGCCCGGTCGGCGCATCGCTGTCTCCCACCGCGATCGTCGATCGGGTCGCCTCACAGCGGCCGGATCTGAACATCTGGTCGATCTCCGTCGCCTCTCGGGACGTCTGGACCGCCTGGCTGGCCGACGGCGCGGGCGTGCTGCGGATCGACCCGGCCACCGGCGACATCATCGAGCATTTCCATCCGAAGGACCGGTTCGAGGGCTGGCTGACCGCCCTGCACCGGCGCTATCTGGTCGACGGCCCGGCGGCACCGTGGGTGCGGCACGGCGTCTCGGCGGTCGCCCTGCTGTTCGTCCTTCAGCTCGTCCTCGGCCTCTGGATCTGGCTCAAGCCGCCCCTGCCCTTCCGCCGGCTCCCGGTGAGTTTCCGCCAGGGCACCCGCTTCGGTATCCTGCGCCTGCATCAGGCGACCGGGATCGCCAGCTTTCTAATTCTGACCGCCGTGGCGCTGACCGGCATGGCGATGTACTGGCACGACCCGATGCAGGTGGCGCTGGAATGGATCACCGCCTCCAAGGTCGAGGAGGCACATCCGCCGAAAGAGGACGGCCATGCGCCGCTGCGAAATATAGACGAGGCGCTGAGAGTGGCCCAGGCCGCGGCGCCGGATGCGACCCTCAGCTATTTCCGTCTGCCGCGCCGGCCGGGGGATTCCCTGGTGGCCGGACTGATGCCCGAGGGCGGTGCCGAAGGACAGGCGACGCGGGTCTGGGTCGCCGGCGATCCGACGCGGGTGCTCTATGTCTACGCACCCAGCGAGGCCAACCTGGCCACCACGATCTGGCACATGCGCTACATCATCCATGTCGGCAAATTCGGCGGACCGATCATCCGCGCGCTCTGGGTGATCGTCGCCCTGGTGCCGGCCGCCTTCATGATTTCCGGTCTCTGGCTCTATCTCGGCCGTCGGCGCCGGGAGAGCCGTGCGCGCAAACCGATACCCGCGTATCTGCTACGACTGAGCAGCACTAAAGACTGA